From a region of the Candidatus Bipolaricaulota bacterium genome:
- a CDS encoding BMP family ABC transporter substrate-binding protein: protein MKKLGAILAAVLLVGVLVVGVFAADYPKVGLILATGGLGDKSFNDQSFKGASDAAAQIAAKYGVTVDDVLDYVEPSDISEYEGYQLQFADSGDYDIIVCIGFDQASALETVAPQYPDQKFVIVDMVVDQPNVASVVTNDWEEAFLVGVAAGYLTKTNIIGFEGGMEIPLIIGFMKGYTQGAQWVNPNVKVLVRYVGEWANPTLGAELAREMYNAGADYIYGAAGKSHLGVFTAAEENPNWYAFGTDVDQALTAPEHADVIVGSGLKRVDLAVESQIMRMANGIWAPGIYSYGITSEFGFGTGIAIGHLDVNDYIRKSASKVDVPCELILKLVEAVNGIKDGSIVIEH from the coding sequence ATGAAGAAGTTAGGTGCGATTCTTGCCGCGGTGTTGCTCGTCGGCGTGTTGGTGGTGGGGGTGTTCGCCGCCGATTATCCGAAGGTCGGGTTGATCCTCGCCACCGGCGGATTGGGAGACAAGTCGTTCAACGACCAGAGCTTCAAGGGAGCGTCCGACGCGGCGGCTCAGATCGCGGCCAAGTATGGGGTGACGGTCGACGACGTCCTCGACTACGTCGAGCCGAGCGACATATCCGAATACGAGGGCTATCAGCTCCAGTTTGCCGACTCGGGTGACTACGACATCATCGTCTGCATCGGATTCGATCAGGCATCGGCCCTGGAGACGGTCGCTCCCCAGTATCCGGATCAGAAGTTCGTGATCGTGGACATGGTCGTCGATCAGCCGAACGTCGCCTCGGTGGTGACGAACGACTGGGAGGAGGCGTTCCTCGTTGGGGTCGCCGCCGGGTACCTCACCAAGACGAACATCATCGGGTTCGAGGGTGGAATGGAGATCCCGTTGATCATCGGGTTCATGAAGGGCTACACCCAGGGAGCGCAGTGGGTCAACCCGAACGTAAAGGTGCTCGTCCGCTACGTGGGCGAGTGGGCGAATCCGACCCTCGGCGCCGAGCTGGCACGCGAGATGTACAACGCAGGGGCTGACTACATCTACGGTGCAGCCGGAAAGTCCCACCTCGGCGTGTTCACCGCTGCGGAGGAGAACCCGAACTGGTACGCGTTCGGGACCGACGTCGATCAGGCCCTGACCGCCCCTGAGCACGCCGATGTCATCGTCGGGAGCGGGCTGAAGCGGGTCGACCTCGCCGTCGAGTCGCAGATCATGCGGATGGCGAACGGAATCTGGGCACCCGGGATCTACAGCTACGGAATCACCTCCGAGTTCGGATTCGGGACCGGGATCGCGATCGGGCACCTCGACGTAAACGACTACATCAGGAAGAGCGCCTCGAAGGTGGACGTCCCCTGCGAGCTGATCCTGAAGCTGGTCGAGGCGGTGAACGGGATCAAAGACGGTTCGATCGTCATCGAACACTGA
- a CDS encoding nucleoside phosphorylase, producing the protein MARLPTILLKPGDLPPYVLLPGDPARAARIAERLEGTKELAKNREFHSYCGSYRGVEIGVISTGVGAPGAAICAEESIKAGARVLIRVGTAGSLQDSVVDGDLVVALGAVRYEGTTPQLLPIQYPALADPDVVGALWNAAQTMDVRVHRGVVVTSDAFYQGVLDLGIEPLSRAGAMAVEMECAALFCVAALRHVRAGAILAIDGDARSAAAGAYNPHRDVVRNAVSQEIDCALAGIVRLHAAEFEKQQRKS; encoded by the coding sequence ATGGCGCGCCTCCCGACCATCTTGTTGAAGCCGGGGGATCTCCCCCCGTATGTCCTCCTCCCGGGTGACCCAGCACGGGCCGCGCGAATCGCCGAGCGGTTGGAGGGCACGAAGGAGCTCGCGAAGAATCGGGAGTTCCATTCTTACTGCGGAAGCTACCGCGGGGTGGAGATCGGAGTTATCTCCACCGGGGTCGGGGCTCCTGGGGCGGCGATCTGCGCTGAGGAATCGATCAAGGCAGGTGCTCGTGTCCTCATCCGGGTCGGGACGGCCGGTTCCCTCCAAGATTCCGTAGTGGATGGAGATCTGGTGGTCGCTCTTGGTGCGGTGCGATACGAGGGGACAACTCCGCAGCTTCTTCCGATCCAATATCCTGCTCTGGCTGACCCAGACGTAGTTGGGGCGCTGTGGAACGCTGCGCAGACGATGGATGTCCGCGTGCACCGTGGGGTAGTCGTCACTTCCGACGCCTTCTATCAGGGGGTGCTTGACCTCGGGATTGAACCCCTATCCCGCGCCGGGGCCATGGCGGTGGAGATGGAATGCGCCGCTCTGTTCTGTGTGGCTGCCCTTCGCCATGTCCGCGCTGGCGCTATCCTCGCCATCGACGGGGACGCGCGGAGTGCGGCCGCCGGAGCTTACAATCCCCATCGGGATGTTGTGCGCAATGCCGTCTCCCAGGAGATCGATTGCGCCCTCGCGGGGATCGTTCGCCTGCACGCCGCGGAGTTTGAAAAACAGCAAAGAAAAAGCTAA
- a CDS encoding right-handed parallel beta-helix repeat-containing protein: MKKISLVFMAALFTLVVVGAAASHAPITILGDSDFTADNGVLSGSGTADDPYVIAGWEITIPNGTPYGVNIQNTTAHFVLRGLVIQGASDPHGAAIHLGFVSGARVEGCSINNSLNGIEIASSTDVTLTGNVIYVQGLGLRVTGETPEEYDHAIDTSNVLNDSPIHYFYGRHGETISGIKGTSLYIAACDGMTIENNEIVNGDGIQLAFVNDSVIKDNQAYRKNPVYTEHGLTLYRSDNNTVTGNILKNNRFAGVYLWLSNENELFDNQLLANNYGVLVSASDKNSIHDNLVFANPTGIQITGGSTGNSIARNIITQENTKYGVAIERATGNEVVDNAITDAETGVYLGVQADHNTVSANTIVAGAYGVEVIGSYNDISRNLISQQRHGILFPETYGKRTIMGNSLHENVLSENDHNLYLNHDSRINTVYGNYFLGTGEALVEDYGKGNTWTHGGKGNYWETYTGTDANGDGIGDTPMTVYPSAAQDTAPLVTTAGATVGLGILGDLSRKQVILTTGDGTQLKITALVADAGYSRFTGFRGYPPSLRDLVPAILFMYDKEFQGNFVMDTVHFPLDIAFFDKDGRFAGGTTMAVYSEEDKEKKLYTAKRPFQYALELPEGYLSAHGIGEGTVLTLPEE, encoded by the coding sequence ATGAAGAAGATATCGCTTGTTTTTATGGCGGCACTGTTCACGCTGGTCGTCGTGGGAGCAGCAGCGTCCCACGCTCCGATAACGATCCTCGGCGATTCCGACTTTACGGCGGATAACGGAGTCCTTTCCGGGAGTGGGACCGCAGACGATCCGTACGTAATCGCAGGCTGGGAGATTACCATCCCCAACGGGACCCCGTACGGGGTGAACATCCAGAACACGACCGCACACTTCGTTTTGCGTGGGCTTGTCATCCAGGGGGCGAGTGACCCGCACGGAGCGGCGATCCACCTCGGATTCGTATCCGGCGCCCGGGTGGAGGGGTGCTCGATCAACAACTCTCTGAACGGGATCGAGATCGCCTCTTCCACTGACGTCACCCTGACCGGGAACGTCATCTACGTGCAGGGGCTGGGCCTTCGGGTGACCGGAGAGACGCCGGAGGAGTACGACCACGCGATCGACACGTCCAACGTGCTCAACGACAGCCCGATCCACTACTTCTACGGGCGGCACGGGGAGACGATCTCCGGGATCAAGGGAACGAGCCTGTACATTGCAGCATGCGACGGGATGACGATCGAGAACAACGAGATCGTGAACGGAGACGGGATTCAGCTTGCGTTCGTGAACGATTCCGTCATCAAGGATAACCAGGCCTACCGGAAGAATCCGGTCTACACCGAACATGGGCTCACCCTGTACCGATCCGACAACAACACGGTGACCGGAAACATCCTCAAGAACAACCGGTTCGCCGGGGTGTACCTGTGGCTCTCGAACGAAAACGAGCTCTTCGACAACCAGTTGCTCGCCAACAACTACGGCGTCCTCGTCTCGGCGTCCGATAAGAACTCGATCCACGACAACCTCGTGTTTGCCAATCCCACCGGGATCCAGATTACAGGGGGATCGACCGGGAACTCGATCGCGCGGAACATCATCACCCAGGAGAACACGAAGTACGGGGTGGCGATCGAGCGGGCGACCGGGAACGAGGTCGTCGACAACGCGATCACCGACGCGGAGACCGGGGTCTACCTCGGGGTGCAGGCGGACCATAATACCGTCTCCGCCAACACGATCGTCGCCGGGGCGTACGGGGTCGAGGTGATCGGCTCGTACAACGACATCTCCCGCAACCTGATCTCCCAGCAGCGGCATGGTATCCTGTTCCCGGAGACGTATGGGAAGCGAACGATCATGGGAAACTCGCTTCACGAGAACGTCCTCTCCGAAAATGACCATAACCTCTATCTGAACCACGACTCGCGAATAAACACGGTCTACGGGAACTACTTCCTCGGGACCGGAGAGGCCCTGGTGGAGGACTACGGGAAGGGAAACACATGGACCCACGGAGGGAAGGGGAACTACTGGGAGACTTATACCGGCACGGATGCGAACGGAGACGGGATCGGGGACACTCCGATGACCGTCTATCCATCCGCCGCCCAGGACACGGCCCCTCTTGTCACCACCGCGGGGGCGACCGTCGGTCTCGGGATCCTCGGCGATCTTTCCCGGAAACAGGTGATCCTCACCACGGGTGATGGAACGCAGCTCAAGATCACCGCTCTGGTTGCCGATGCCGGCTACTCCCGGTTCACCGGGTTCCGCGGCTATCCGCCGTCATTGCGTGATCTCGTCCCGGCGATCTTGTTCATGTATGACAAGGAATTCCAAGGGAACTTCGTCATGGACACGGTCCACTTCCCGCTCGACATCGCGTTCTTCGACAAGGACGGGAGGTTCGCGGGGGGGACGACGATGGCTGTCTACTCCGAAGAGGATAAGGAGAAGAAGCTCTACACAGCAAAGAGACCCTTCCAGTACGCACTCGAGCTTCCTGAAGGCTACCTCTCTGCACACGGGATCGGGGAAGGGACGGTACTGACGCTCCCGGAAGAGTAA